From Pseudarthrobacter equi, a single genomic window includes:
- a CDS encoding Gfo/Idh/MocA family protein, with product MPSQTTPAETPLGVGILGAGPVTQAIHLPALARLRDILEVRHIMDVDESVAASVAARVGATSSNNMDALLGDGTVDIVAICSPHQFHADQVIAACRAGKKAVLCEKPFAMNAEEAARISEVSAETGVPIVVGAMHTFDPGWLAAEGHWEDLPETAHTIRSSIVLPPNARFEDFATEIVSRPAAGTPDYSDIDVIKSMMQGGIMGLAIHDLPLVRRFTPDFDDIQVLQARHVQPFGYAISLRTPTRTIELRAAMNSTWQPEWSFEAIADHSALRIDFTPSYVQAGSATATFSRGTETTTLGPYSHNGYEGEWRELAELARGTKQPPSAQTLIDDLTFALAIADATVDRVAAEYARLPGGIAATAGALA from the coding sequence TTGCCAAGCCAGACAACGCCCGCCGAAACGCCCCTGGGGGTCGGCATCCTGGGCGCCGGTCCTGTCACACAGGCCATCCACCTTCCCGCCCTCGCCCGGCTCCGCGACATCCTCGAAGTACGCCACATCATGGATGTGGATGAGTCCGTGGCCGCATCCGTCGCCGCCCGCGTCGGTGCCACGTCCAGCAACAACATGGACGCCCTGCTCGGCGACGGCACCGTGGATATTGTTGCCATCTGCAGCCCGCACCAGTTCCACGCCGACCAGGTCATCGCCGCCTGCCGGGCCGGCAAGAAAGCCGTCCTGTGCGAAAAGCCGTTCGCCATGAACGCTGAAGAGGCCGCGCGCATCTCCGAGGTCAGTGCCGAAACGGGTGTTCCCATCGTGGTGGGTGCCATGCACACCTTCGATCCCGGCTGGCTCGCAGCAGAAGGTCACTGGGAAGACCTGCCGGAGACGGCTCACACCATCCGTTCCTCCATCGTGCTTCCGCCCAACGCCCGCTTCGAAGACTTCGCCACGGAGATTGTGTCGCGCCCCGCCGCCGGCACACCGGACTACTCAGACATCGATGTCATCAAATCCATGATGCAGGGGGGGATCATGGGGCTCGCCATCCACGACCTCCCCCTGGTCCGCCGGTTCACCCCGGACTTCGACGACATCCAGGTGCTGCAGGCCCGGCACGTCCAGCCTTTCGGCTACGCCATCTCTCTCCGCACCCCCACGCGCACCATCGAACTCCGCGCCGCCATGAACAGCACCTGGCAGCCGGAGTGGAGCTTCGAGGCCATTGCCGACCACAGTGCGCTGCGGATCGATTTCACTCCTTCCTACGTCCAGGCCGGTTCCGCCACCGCCACCTTCAGCCGGGGCACCGAAACCACCACCCTCGGTCCCTACAGCCACAACGGCTACGAGGGCGAGTGGCGCGAGCTGGCAGAGCTGGCGCGCGGAACCAAACAGCCGCCGTCCGCGCAGACCCTGATTGATGACCTCACCTTCGCCCTGGCCATCGCGGACGCCACCGTGGACAGGGTCGCCGCCGAGTATGCCCGCCTGCCCGGCGGGATCGCCGCAACCGCAGGAGCGTTAGCATGA
- a CDS encoding ROK family transcriptional regulator produces MTPASGKLPARDADAGNLSRAGDLFQLLRDGQARTRAELALTTGLARSTVASRIDALIGSGLVGPAGEANSSGGRPPSRFAFKPEARVVLAVDVGATHVIVAVTDLGGSILGERRFAQEVADGPAVVLGRVIAAGKELLAESGREPGDLAGVGIGLPGPVEHDTGRPVKPPIMPGWDGFDVVPYVQRQLPVPVLVDNDVNIMALGERTAHWPEHENFLFIKVATGIGAGIISSGELQRGANGTAGDLGHVRVPRGDDVLCRCGNYGCLEALASGPAVAHQLRSHGLEAKTGGDVLRLVAEGNLQAIQALRQAGRDVGDVLATVVNLLNPSMIVIGGSVGEAGEHLVAGIREVVYRRSLPLATTHLRIGISMAGGEAAILGASQMVTQHVLSPAVIEATLAGSAIAG; encoded by the coding sequence ATGACTCCAGCCTCAGGAAAATTGCCTGCAAGGGATGCCGACGCCGGCAACCTTTCGCGCGCTGGTGACCTTTTCCAGCTTCTTCGTGACGGCCAGGCGCGGACCCGTGCCGAGCTGGCTCTCACCACCGGGCTTGCCAGGTCCACCGTGGCGTCACGCATTGACGCCCTCATCGGCTCCGGGCTTGTGGGCCCGGCCGGCGAGGCGAATTCGAGCGGCGGCAGGCCGCCGTCGCGCTTTGCCTTTAAGCCCGAGGCCCGCGTGGTGCTGGCGGTCGACGTCGGCGCTACCCATGTGATTGTTGCCGTCACCGATCTGGGCGGCAGCATCCTCGGCGAACGCCGGTTTGCGCAGGAAGTGGCGGACGGGCCGGCTGTTGTCCTGGGCCGCGTGATCGCCGCCGGCAAGGAACTCCTGGCCGAATCGGGCCGTGAGCCGGGCGACCTCGCGGGCGTCGGCATCGGACTGCCGGGCCCCGTTGAACATGACACCGGACGGCCCGTTAAGCCGCCCATCATGCCCGGCTGGGACGGGTTCGACGTCGTCCCCTACGTCCAGCGGCAGCTGCCGGTTCCCGTCCTGGTGGACAACGACGTGAACATCATGGCGCTCGGCGAACGCACCGCGCACTGGCCCGAGCACGAGAACTTCCTTTTCATCAAGGTGGCCACGGGAATCGGGGCCGGCATCATCAGCAGCGGCGAGCTGCAGCGCGGCGCCAACGGCACCGCCGGTGACCTTGGGCACGTCCGCGTCCCCCGCGGCGACGACGTGCTGTGCCGCTGCGGCAACTACGGGTGCCTGGAGGCGCTCGCGTCAGGTCCCGCCGTCGCGCACCAGCTCCGGTCCCACGGGCTGGAAGCCAAAACCGGCGGCGACGTCCTGCGGCTGGTGGCCGAAGGGAACCTGCAGGCCATCCAGGCGCTGCGCCAGGCCGGCCGGGACGTCGGGGACGTGCTGGCCACAGTGGTCAACCTGCTGAATCCTTCCATGATCGTGATCGGTGGGAGCGTGGGGGAGGCCGGCGAGCACCTGGTGGCCGGTATCCGCGAAGTGGTGTACCGGCGGTCGCTGCCGCTGGCCACGACGCACCTGCGCATCGGCATTTCCATGGCAGGCGGAGAGGCGGCGATCCTGGGGGCCAGCCAGATGGTCACCCAGCACGTGCTTTCCCCGGCTGTCATTGAGGCCACCCTCGCAGGCAGCGCCATCGCCGGTTAG
- a CDS encoding TetR/AcrR family transcriptional regulator, with translation MTPNKPRGPYAKGAERREQIIQTATDVFATDGFEGTALKRVAELVGVKEATLFHYFSGKQELLTAVLAERDRRGLADTPAKEAGLALMAPIAARNRTQPGLTTLYAVASATASNPGHDSHGYFQERFASVVRSLEDDIRERQAAGGVRSDVSATDLARLVVAVSDGLQLQWLYDKDVDMAAGLATFIDVLLKPPA, from the coding sequence GTGACTCCGAACAAGCCGCGCGGACCGTACGCCAAGGGAGCGGAACGCCGCGAACAGATCATCCAGACTGCAACCGACGTCTTCGCCACCGACGGCTTTGAGGGCACCGCCCTCAAGCGGGTGGCCGAGCTGGTGGGCGTCAAAGAGGCCACCCTGTTCCACTACTTCAGCGGAAAGCAGGAACTCCTGACCGCAGTCCTGGCCGAGCGGGACAGGCGCGGGCTTGCGGACACCCCGGCGAAGGAGGCCGGGCTGGCACTGATGGCCCCGATTGCCGCCAGGAACCGGACACAGCCGGGGCTCACCACGCTCTACGCGGTGGCCTCCGCCACGGCCAGCAACCCCGGGCATGATTCCCACGGCTACTTCCAGGAGCGGTTCGCGTCCGTGGTCCGCTCCCTGGAGGACGACATCCGGGAACGGCAGGCGGCCGGCGGGGTCAGGTCCGATGTTTCCGCCACGGACCTGGCCAGGCTGGTGGTGGCGGTATCCGACGGGCTGCAGCTGCAATGGCTCTATGACAAGGACGTGGACATGGCAGCCGGGCTCGCTACCTTCATCGACGTCCTTCTCAAGCCGCCCGCCTGA
- a CDS encoding beta-glucosidase family protein — translation MYPTLPAAATVPADAVPAAGSPDAEARIRDLAESLTLEQQVQLLTGADVWSTHALPAIGLSRVVMSDGPAGVRGEDFDERHDSVSLPSSSALSATWSVSLARRYGQVLGQEARRKGVHAVLGPTINLHRSPLGGRHFECMSEDPRLTATIAAGYVAGVQSMGVGATPKHYLANEAETDRFTADSVVDERPLRELYLAAFEDAVTEARAWLVMSSYNSINGTTASENALLETPLSTEWGFDGVVVSDWTGVRSVDAANAHQDLEMPGPVGHWGPKLLAAVEDGRVSRTAILDKVVRILRLAARVGSLDGVSPAVTELPAPLNAAAVAREVAVRGAVLVRNRGGLLPLDPAALGSVAVSGHNAEEARTQGGGSATVMPKQNISPLDGLREALPAGVTVSYHRGAKVAEGLQAFPRTSLHNPVSNVPGLRVTFLAADGTDLSGEDRLASHLIWFGIGIPEGSAAIRMETDWTAPSAGTHHLGVGTVGRISLSLRGDEVFNGTIEDDTDVLGAALFDPPKTVHAIETGAGQRVRIEALFELPAEQAIPFTAILLGEETVVADPQAEIDAAVEAARAADVAVVVVGTSAAIESEGFDRKDLDLPGHQNQLVEAVAAANPRTVVVVNSGSPVLMPWLDRVDAVLLGWFGGQEFGRAIADILLGAEEPGGRLPTTWPAALADVPVLDTVPVDGKVVYSEGIHVGYRAWLKQQAAGGAGPALPFGYGLGYTTFELCTPHASQAVPAGKDVVVHVPVRNTGTRAGREVVQVYLERPESVVERPVRWLAGYAGTHLAAGGTDSVEVRIPARAFAHYDGGWQVEPGTFRILVGRHSADEFQALDIDVR, via the coding sequence GTGTACCCCACCCTGCCCGCCGCCGCCACCGTTCCAGCCGACGCCGTTCCAGCCGCCGGCTCCCCGGACGCCGAAGCCCGGATCAGGGACCTTGCGGAAAGCCTCACCCTGGAACAGCAGGTTCAGCTGCTCACCGGCGCGGACGTCTGGTCCACGCACGCCCTTCCCGCCATCGGGCTGTCCCGCGTGGTGATGTCGGACGGCCCCGCCGGCGTCCGCGGCGAGGACTTCGATGAGCGGCACGACTCGGTTTCCCTGCCGTCGTCGTCCGCCCTGTCCGCCACCTGGAGCGTCAGCCTGGCCCGCCGCTACGGCCAGGTCCTGGGCCAGGAAGCCCGGCGCAAAGGCGTCCACGCCGTCCTGGGCCCCACCATCAACCTGCACCGCTCCCCGCTGGGCGGCAGGCACTTCGAATGCATGAGCGAGGACCCCCGGCTGACGGCCACCATCGCCGCCGGATACGTGGCCGGCGTGCAGTCCATGGGAGTCGGGGCCACCCCCAAGCACTACCTCGCGAACGAAGCCGAAACCGACCGCTTCACCGCCGACTCCGTGGTGGACGAGCGGCCCCTGCGGGAGCTTTACCTGGCAGCCTTCGAGGACGCCGTGACCGAGGCCCGGGCCTGGCTGGTGATGAGCTCCTACAACTCCATCAACGGCACCACCGCCAGCGAAAACGCCCTCCTCGAAACGCCGCTGTCCACCGAGTGGGGCTTCGACGGCGTAGTGGTGTCCGACTGGACCGGGGTCCGCTCCGTTGACGCCGCCAACGCCCACCAGGACCTGGAAATGCCGGGCCCTGTGGGTCACTGGGGACCCAAGCTGCTGGCCGCCGTCGAAGATGGCCGCGTCAGCCGCACCGCCATCCTGGACAAGGTGGTCCGCATCCTTCGGCTGGCCGCCCGCGTAGGTTCGCTCGACGGCGTCAGCCCCGCCGTCACGGAACTGCCGGCACCCCTCAACGCCGCCGCCGTCGCCCGCGAAGTGGCTGTCCGCGGCGCCGTCCTGGTCCGCAACCGGGGCGGCCTGCTGCCCCTGGACCCGGCTGCCCTGGGCAGCGTGGCCGTGAGCGGCCACAACGCAGAGGAAGCACGGACCCAAGGCGGCGGCAGCGCCACCGTCATGCCCAAGCAGAACATCTCGCCGCTGGACGGCCTGCGCGAGGCCCTGCCCGCCGGCGTCACCGTCTCCTACCACCGCGGCGCCAAGGTGGCCGAGGGCCTGCAGGCCTTCCCGCGGACCTCGCTCCACAACCCGGTGTCCAACGTCCCCGGCCTGCGCGTCACGTTCCTGGCAGCTGACGGCACGGATCTCTCCGGCGAGGACCGGCTGGCATCCCACCTGATCTGGTTCGGGATCGGCATCCCCGAGGGCTCTGCCGCCATCCGGATGGAAACTGACTGGACGGCACCGTCCGCGGGCACGCACCACCTTGGCGTGGGTACCGTGGGCAGGATCAGCCTCTCACTCCGCGGCGACGAGGTGTTCAACGGGACCATCGAGGACGATACCGACGTCCTCGGCGCCGCGCTCTTCGATCCGCCCAAGACCGTCCACGCCATCGAAACCGGGGCAGGTCAGCGGGTCCGGATCGAGGCGCTCTTCGAACTGCCCGCGGAGCAGGCCATCCCGTTCACCGCCATCCTCCTGGGCGAGGAAACCGTAGTGGCGGACCCGCAGGCTGAGATCGACGCCGCGGTAGAGGCAGCCAGGGCGGCGGACGTTGCAGTAGTGGTGGTGGGCACCAGCGCAGCCATCGAGTCCGAAGGCTTCGACCGCAAAGACCTCGACCTTCCCGGCCACCAGAACCAGCTGGTCGAAGCCGTGGCCGCTGCGAATCCGCGCACCGTGGTGGTGGTGAACTCCGGCTCGCCGGTGCTCATGCCGTGGCTGGACCGCGTGGATGCGGTGCTGCTGGGCTGGTTCGGGGGACAGGAATTCGGCCGTGCCATCGCGGACATCCTGCTCGGTGCCGAGGAACCGGGCGGCCGGCTGCCCACCACCTGGCCGGCAGCCCTGGCGGACGTCCCGGTGCTGGACACCGTCCCCGTGGACGGCAAGGTGGTCTATTCCGAGGGCATCCATGTGGGCTACCGGGCCTGGCTGAAGCAGCAGGCAGCCGGCGGGGCTGGCCCGGCGCTGCCGTTCGGCTACGGGCTGGGCTACACCACGTTCGAGCTCTGCACGCCGCACGCCTCCCAGGCGGTTCCTGCCGGCAAGGACGTGGTGGTGCACGTCCCCGTCCGCAACACCGGCACGCGGGCCGGCCGCGAGGTGGTGCAGGTCTACCTCGAGCGCCCGGAATCAGTGGTGGAACGGCCCGTCCGCTGGCTCGCCGGCTACGCAGGAACGCATCTTGCCGCCGGCGGCACGGACAGCGTTGAGGTCAGGATTCCTGCGCGCGCCTTCGCCCATTACGACGGCGGCTGGCAGGTTGAGCCGGGAACGTTCCGGATCCTGGTGGGCCGGCATTCGGCGGACGAGTTCCAGGCGCTGGACATCGACGTGCGCTAG
- a CDS encoding GAF domain-containing protein: MAAEPSGQVGWGPLPSPPEPVFDSKDVENYLWEVTHEFMRDVKGEQRGIGWAATLFRLGKSHTLAASTEQAREADREQCSFADGPVMEAMRTGEFVLLSDLSRDWRWPGYSSAAAAHGVQSLLSAPIASEGGASAAINLYAAAAHTFTSDDLVRCRTYVHQVARALRVVVRVGERAEATAGIAVVQSSLVLVDLAVRSLMNEYGLSREGALRFLQTQAVHHELDLRDAALNVVAPNAGMGRPGPAPAAPAPEMYDGVTGFQPAPAAELGHASQGAPRAGAARKQRPRPTAGRRTA, from the coding sequence ATGGCCGCTGAACCCTCGGGGCAGGTTGGCTGGGGACCGCTTCCATCGCCCCCGGAGCCCGTTTTCGACAGCAAGGACGTCGAGAACTATCTCTGGGAAGTCACCCATGAGTTCATGCGTGACGTCAAGGGTGAACAGCGCGGCATCGGCTGGGCGGCCACCCTCTTCCGGCTGGGAAAATCCCACACCCTCGCGGCGAGCACCGAGCAGGCGCGCGAGGCGGACCGCGAGCAGTGTTCGTTCGCGGACGGCCCCGTCATGGAAGCCATGCGGACCGGCGAGTTCGTCCTCCTCTCCGACCTCAGCCGGGACTGGCGCTGGCCAGGCTACTCCAGTGCCGCCGCGGCGCACGGCGTGCAGTCCCTGCTGTCCGCGCCCATCGCCTCCGAAGGCGGGGCGAGTGCCGCCATCAACCTTTACGCGGCCGCCGCGCACACCTTCACCAGTGACGACCTTGTCCGCTGCCGCACGTACGTCCACCAGGTGGCCCGGGCGCTGCGCGTGGTAGTACGCGTCGGAGAACGTGCCGAAGCCACGGCGGGCATCGCCGTCGTGCAAAGCTCGCTGGTGCTGGTGGACCTGGCCGTCCGCAGCCTCATGAACGAATACGGGCTGAGCCGCGAGGGCGCGCTGAGGTTCCTGCAGACCCAGGCGGTCCACCACGAACTGGACCTCCGGGACGCGGCGCTCAACGTCGTCGCGCCCAACGCCGGGATGGGACGTCCCGGCCCGGCACCGGCGGCACCTGCGCCGGAGATGTACGACGGCGTCACGGGCTTCCAGCCTGCGCCGGCGGCCGAGCTGGGGCACGCCTCACAAGGCGCCCCAAGGGCGGGGGCTGCAAGGAAGCAGCGCCCGCGTCCAACCGCGGGAAGGAGAACGGCATGA
- a CDS encoding SGNH/GDSL hydrolase family protein, whose protein sequence is MITDDRGLNRTGEGQVLHPWHRFVALGDSYTEGIGDPEPRSLGGLRGWADRAAEELSDGQPDFAYANLAVRGLLLRQILDRQLAPALALKPDLIAMSGGGNDILFKRGNPDKLAEKLDAAVGVLSATGATVLLYAGPDWGNTPVFSTIRGKVAVYNENIHTIGARHHCVMVDLWCLPELQHAAMWDPDRLHLSPLGHHAVAVATLNALGVPHTLQPFQPKPLPDQGWKHARAEDLVWARQYFVPWVLRRILHPEDESLTAKRPLPGPIFGLGRPGPFPPGHPVAGLNPGMSGGPAPQGQAA, encoded by the coding sequence ATGATCACCGACGATCGTGGATTGAACAGGACCGGCGAGGGCCAGGTGCTGCATCCCTGGCACCGTTTCGTCGCCCTGGGAGACTCCTACACCGAGGGCATTGGCGATCCAGAACCACGCAGCCTGGGCGGTTTGCGCGGCTGGGCGGACCGGGCGGCGGAGGAACTCAGCGACGGGCAGCCGGACTTCGCCTACGCCAACCTGGCCGTCCGGGGACTGCTGCTGCGGCAGATACTGGACCGTCAGCTGGCACCCGCGCTTGCCCTGAAACCTGACCTGATTGCCATGTCCGGCGGCGGGAACGACATCCTCTTCAAGCGCGGCAACCCGGACAAACTGGCCGAAAAGCTGGATGCCGCCGTCGGGGTGCTGTCCGCCACCGGCGCCACCGTCCTCCTCTACGCCGGGCCGGACTGGGGCAACACGCCCGTCTTCAGTACCATCCGCGGCAAGGTGGCTGTCTACAACGAGAACATCCACACCATCGGTGCCAGGCACCACTGCGTCATGGTGGACCTCTGGTGCCTGCCCGAACTCCAGCATGCTGCCATGTGGGATCCGGACCGGCTGCACCTTTCCCCGCTGGGCCACCACGCGGTTGCCGTGGCCACGCTCAACGCCCTGGGCGTTCCGCACACCCTGCAGCCCTTCCAGCCCAAACCCCTTCCGGACCAGGGCTGGAAGCACGCGCGGGCAGAGGACCTGGTGTGGGCGCGGCAGTACTTCGTCCCCTGGGTCCTGAGGCGGATCCTGCATCCTGAGGACGAATCGCTGACCGCCAAGCGTCCGCTGCCCGGGCCCATCTTCGGGTTGGGCCGGCCGGGACCGTTCCCGCCCGGCCACCCCGTGGCGGGCCTGAACCCCGGCATGTCGGGCGGCCCGGCGCCGCAAGGGCAGGCCGCCTAG
- a CDS encoding uracil-xanthine permease family protein — MSMLGIKWKLHGTGKSIKPGQVVAPDERLAWPLTIGVGMQHVVAMFGATFLVPIITGMPPATTLFFSGIGTLLFLVVTKGRVPSYLGSSFAFIAPITASQAQFGIPGALGGVVLAGATLALVGAVVQKFGAGWINRLMPPIVTGAIVALIGLNLAPAAKQNFDAAPITAVITLATIILVSVLFRGILGRLSILVGVVVGYLVAMLRGEVSYEKMDAAAWVGLPHFQTPEFHIGVLGLFVPVVLVLVAENIGHVKSVAAMTGQNLDGVSGRALMADGAATVLAGFGGGSGTTTYAENIGVMAATKVYSTAAYWVAGMFAILLSFSPKFGELIATVPQGVLGGAATMLYGMIGILGVKIWVQNKVNFSNPVNLTTAAVALIIGIADYTWTIGDLKFTGIALGSAAALVIYHGMRGIAKARGTVAEPETEQGGLPPAVRSALNAATKRSPKKR, encoded by the coding sequence ATGAGCATGCTCGGAATCAAATGGAAGCTGCACGGCACCGGAAAATCCATCAAGCCCGGCCAGGTGGTGGCCCCGGATGAGCGTTTGGCGTGGCCGCTGACCATCGGCGTGGGCATGCAGCACGTGGTGGCCATGTTCGGCGCCACGTTCCTGGTGCCCATCATCACCGGCATGCCGCCGGCCACCACGCTGTTCTTCTCCGGCATCGGCACGCTCCTGTTCCTGGTGGTCACCAAGGGCCGCGTGCCCAGCTACCTCGGCTCAAGCTTCGCGTTCATCGCACCCATCACCGCGTCCCAGGCGCAGTTCGGCATTCCGGGTGCCCTCGGCGGCGTGGTGCTGGCCGGTGCCACCCTGGCCCTGGTGGGCGCCGTGGTGCAAAAGTTCGGCGCCGGGTGGATCAACCGGCTCATGCCGCCCATCGTCACCGGCGCCATCGTGGCGCTGATCGGCCTGAACCTGGCGCCCGCCGCGAAGCAGAACTTCGACGCCGCCCCCATCACCGCCGTCATCACGCTGGCCACGATCATCCTGGTCAGCGTGCTGTTCCGCGGGATCCTGGGCCGGCTGAGCATCCTGGTGGGCGTGGTGGTGGGCTACCTGGTGGCCATGCTCCGCGGCGAGGTCAGTTACGAAAAGATGGACGCCGCCGCATGGGTGGGCCTCCCCCACTTCCAGACACCGGAGTTCCACATCGGCGTCCTGGGCCTGTTCGTCCCGGTGGTGCTGGTGCTGGTTGCAGAGAACATCGGCCACGTGAAGTCCGTGGCCGCCATGACGGGCCAGAACCTCGACGGCGTCTCCGGGCGCGCGCTGATGGCCGACGGCGCCGCGACGGTCCTGGCGGGCTTCGGCGGCGGATCCGGCACCACCACGTACGCCGAGAACATCGGCGTCATGGCTGCCACCAAGGTCTATTCGACGGCGGCCTACTGGGTGGCGGGCATGTTCGCCATCCTGCTCAGCTTCTCCCCGAAGTTCGGCGAACTCATCGCCACGGTCCCGCAGGGAGTACTGGGCGGTGCTGCCACCATGCTGTACGGCATGATCGGCATCCTGGGCGTGAAGATCTGGGTGCAGAACAAGGTGAACTTCTCCAACCCCGTCAACCTGACCACGGCCGCCGTCGCCCTGATCATCGGCATCGCCGACTACACCTGGACCATCGGAGACCTGAAGTTCACCGGCATCGCCCTGGGCTCCGCCGCGGCATTGGTGATCTACCACGGCATGCGTGGCATCGCGAAGGCCCGCGGAACCGTAGCCGAGCCCGAGACCGAGCAGGGCGGGCTGCCGCCGGCGGTCAGGTCTGCGTTGAACGCGGCGACCAAGCGCAGCCCCAAGAAGCGCTGA
- a CDS encoding malonic semialdehyde reductase has protein sequence MTIAHEEAVIDSAAVDAIFAQARTANSFTGEVTEEQAQAIYELTKFGPTAFNSQPLRVTYVRSDEARATLVDTLSRGNQAKTASAPLVAILSYETDWAGKWDSFLPGYNAPKAMYDADPALAASTGNNNAHLQAGYFILAVRSLGFAAGPMTGADFAAIDAAFFPAGDQKSFLVVNIGQPGEEAWGAAKPKFSYDEAVRTV, from the coding sequence ATGACCATTGCCCATGAAGAAGCGGTTATCGATTCGGCAGCCGTTGACGCCATCTTCGCCCAGGCCCGCACCGCCAACTCCTTCACCGGTGAGGTCACCGAGGAGCAGGCCCAGGCCATCTACGAGCTGACTAAGTTCGGGCCTACCGCGTTCAACTCCCAGCCGCTGCGCGTCACCTACGTCCGCTCGGACGAGGCCCGCGCCACCCTGGTGGACACCCTCTCCCGCGGCAACCAGGCCAAGACGGCCTCCGCTCCGCTGGTGGCCATCCTCAGCTACGAGACTGACTGGGCCGGCAAGTGGGACAGCTTCCTCCCCGGCTACAACGCCCCCAAGGCCATGTACGACGCCGATCCCGCCCTGGCCGCCAGTACCGGCAACAACAACGCCCACCTTCAGGCCGGCTACTTCATCCTTGCCGTCCGCTCGCTCGGCTTCGCCGCAGGCCCCATGACCGGCGCCGACTTCGCCGCCATCGACGCCGCCTTCTTCCCGGCCGGCGACCAGAAGAGCTTCCTGGTGGTCAACATCGGCCAGCCCGGTGAGGAAGCCTGGGGCGCCGCCAAGCCCAAGTTCTCCTACGACGAGGCCGTCCGCACCGTCTAA